One Oncorhynchus masou masou isolate Uvic2021 chromosome 2, UVic_Omas_1.1, whole genome shotgun sequence genomic region harbors:
- the prc1b gene encoding protein regulator of cytokinesis 1b isoform X2 translates to MRKSEVLAAESVACLNKALCHLKDIWEEIGIPEDQRLQRTNVVKNHIKGLLDMMITEEESLRTRLLSSIEACHKQLDTLCLELQLPPFEEERGVTMLQQEKEIRTQVEMLVKERTQRIQQLKALTERDQDLCDTLCSDPYALDPNAVPSLEQLDGFRQHIVSQTTEKERRHAEFVGIKRQILLCMDDLDQLPETSFEKDIICEDQEAFCLSKDNIASLKLLLSQLEERKAENQAVCEAHREKIQELWDRLQVPQEERELFSEHMVASKKKNLDALEAEGRRLMELKRLNMRNVTEAIRSEIAVLWEKCFFSSDQQQAFVPYFSNDFTEQLLGLHEAEILRLKQHYEEHKELFEGVQRWEESWRLFLELEKKATDPSRFTNRGGNLLKEEKQKAELHKSLPKLEKKLKAQIDVWEQEQARDFLVNGQKFLQFVEEQWELHRIEKENEKLERQLKKSKQIEVDMLYGTAVRTPTKRRFLGTTTPSKARKFNGTTSSLSSANSNSTMRSAYGGTVCHSPSRPPLSVNKVPSVRTPGRSKPPLAGLQERNKENMGQVTGLGVPLQSGGFKTLASPQRNFSINSVASTYSEFARDLSKATNTKSKPDILNSTIAHL, encoded by the exons ATGAGGAAGAG TGAGGTGCTCGCAGCCGAGTCTGTGGCTTGCCTGAATAAAGCTCTCTGCCACTTGAAGGACATCTGGGAAGAGATAGGAATACCAGAAGACCAAAGACTACAGAGAACCAATGTGGTGAAGAATCACATCAAG GGTTTGTTAGACATGATGATAACAGAGGAGGAGTCTCTTAGGACCAGACTGTTGAGCAGCATCGAAGCCTGTCACAAACAACTGGATACGCTGTGCTTGGAACTGCAGCTACCCCCATTTGAG GAGGAGCGGGGTGTCACCATGCTGCAGCAGGAGAAGGAGATCCGGACCCAGGTGGAGATGTTGGTGAAGGAGCGGACCCAGAGGATACAGCAGCTGAAGGCCTTGACGGAGCGCGACCAGGACCTATGTGACACTCTGTGTTCGGACCCCTACGCCCTCGATCCTAACGCCGTGCCCTCCCTGGAGCAGCTGGACGGCTTCCGCCAGCACATCGTCAGCCAGACCACAGAGAAG GAGCGGCGGCATGCTGAGTTTGTGGGCATCAAGAGGCAGATCCTCCTGTGCATGGATGACCTGGACCAGCTGCCAGAGACCAGCTTCGAGAAGGACATCATCTGCGAGGACCAGGAGGCCTTCTGCCTGTCCAAAGACAACATCGCCTCACTCAAACTCCTCCTCAGCCAA ctagaggagaggaaggcagagaaCCAGGCGGTGTGTGAGGCTCACAGGGAGAAGATCCAGGAGCTGTGGGACAGACTGCAGGTgccccaggaggagagagagctctTCTCAGAGCACATGGTCGCCTCCAAGAAGAAGAACCTGGATGCT TTGGAGGCAGAGGGCAGGCGACTGATGGAGCTCAAACGACTGAACATGCGAAACGTTACTGAAGCCATCCGCTCAGAGATCGCCGTGCTCTGGGAGAAATGCTTCTTCAGCAGTGATCAGCAACAGGCCTTTGTGCCCTACTTTAGCA ATGATTTTACAGAGCAGCTGTTGGGGCTGCACGAAGCTGAGATCCTGAGGCTGAAGCAGCACTATGAAGAACACAAGGAGCTGTTTGAGGGGGTTCAACGCTGGGAGGAGAGCTGGAGACTCTTCCTGGAACTAGAG AAAAAAGCCACAGACCCCTCCAGGTTCACCAACAGAGGAGGGAATCTGCTGAAAGAGGAGAAACAGAAAGCTGAGCTCCACAAAAGCCTGCCCAAG CTTGAGAAGAAGCTGAAGGCTCAGATTGATGTGTGGGAGCAGGAGCAGGCCAGGGACTTCCTGGTGAATGGACAGAAGTTCCTGCAGTTTGTAGAGGAGCAGTGGGAGCTGCACCGCAtcgagaaagagaatgagaagcTGGAGAGG CAACTGAAAAAGAGCAAGCAGATTGAGGTGGATATGTTGTATGGGACAGCTGTCCGGACACCTACCAAAAGGAGATTCCTTGGCACAACTACCCCCAGCAAAGCACGAAAG ttcAATGGCACCACCTCCAGCCTCTCTAGTGCCAACTCTAACAGCACCATGCGCTCAGCCTATGGCGGAACTGTCTGCCACTCTCCCTCCCGCCCCCCTCTGTCAGTCAACAAG GTCCCATCGGTACGGACCCCGGGTCGCAGTAAGCCCCCTCTTGCGGGACTGCAGGAGCGCAACAAGGAGAACATGGGCCAGGTGACTGGACTTGGAGTCCCTCTTCAGAGCGGTGGGTTTAAAACCCTGGCTAGTCCGCAGCGTAACTTCAGCATTAACTCTGTCGCCAGCACTTATTCCGAGTTTGCG CGAGACCTCTCCAAGGCCACTAACACCAAGAGCAAGCCAGACATACTGAACTCCACCATTGCTCACCTTTGA
- the prc1b gene encoding protein regulator of cytokinesis 1b isoform X3 — MRKSEVLAAESVACLNKALCHLKDIWEEIGIPEDQRLQRTNVVKNHIKGLLDMMITEEESLRTRLLSSIEACHKQLDTLCLELQLPPFEEERGVTMLQQEKEIRTQVEMLVKERTQRIQQLKALTERDQDLCDTLCSDPYALDPNAVPSLEQLDGFRQHIVSQTTEKERRHAEFVGIKRQILLCMDDLDQLPETSFEKDIICEDQEAFCLSKDNIASLKLLLSQLEERKAENQAVCEAHREKIQELWDRLQVPQEERELFSEHMVASKKKNLDALEAEGRRLMELKRLNMRNVTEAIRSEIAVLWEKCFFSSDQQQAFVPYFSNDFTEQLLGLHEAEILRLKQHYEEHKELFEGVQRWEESWRLFLELEKKATDPSRFTNRGGNLLKEEKQKAELHKSLPKLEKKLKAQIDVWEQEQARDFLVNGQKFLQFVEEQWELHRIEKENEKLERQLKKSKQIEVDMLYGTAVRTPTKRRFLGTTTPSKARKVPSVRTPGRSKPPLAGLQERNKENMGQVTGLGVPLQSGGFKTLASPQRNFSINSVASTYSEFATGLINTVIESVQSSETSPRPLTPRASQTY; from the exons ATGAGGAAGAG TGAGGTGCTCGCAGCCGAGTCTGTGGCTTGCCTGAATAAAGCTCTCTGCCACTTGAAGGACATCTGGGAAGAGATAGGAATACCAGAAGACCAAAGACTACAGAGAACCAATGTGGTGAAGAATCACATCAAG GGTTTGTTAGACATGATGATAACAGAGGAGGAGTCTCTTAGGACCAGACTGTTGAGCAGCATCGAAGCCTGTCACAAACAACTGGATACGCTGTGCTTGGAACTGCAGCTACCCCCATTTGAG GAGGAGCGGGGTGTCACCATGCTGCAGCAGGAGAAGGAGATCCGGACCCAGGTGGAGATGTTGGTGAAGGAGCGGACCCAGAGGATACAGCAGCTGAAGGCCTTGACGGAGCGCGACCAGGACCTATGTGACACTCTGTGTTCGGACCCCTACGCCCTCGATCCTAACGCCGTGCCCTCCCTGGAGCAGCTGGACGGCTTCCGCCAGCACATCGTCAGCCAGACCACAGAGAAG GAGCGGCGGCATGCTGAGTTTGTGGGCATCAAGAGGCAGATCCTCCTGTGCATGGATGACCTGGACCAGCTGCCAGAGACCAGCTTCGAGAAGGACATCATCTGCGAGGACCAGGAGGCCTTCTGCCTGTCCAAAGACAACATCGCCTCACTCAAACTCCTCCTCAGCCAA ctagaggagaggaaggcagagaaCCAGGCGGTGTGTGAGGCTCACAGGGAGAAGATCCAGGAGCTGTGGGACAGACTGCAGGTgccccaggaggagagagagctctTCTCAGAGCACATGGTCGCCTCCAAGAAGAAGAACCTGGATGCT TTGGAGGCAGAGGGCAGGCGACTGATGGAGCTCAAACGACTGAACATGCGAAACGTTACTGAAGCCATCCGCTCAGAGATCGCCGTGCTCTGGGAGAAATGCTTCTTCAGCAGTGATCAGCAACAGGCCTTTGTGCCCTACTTTAGCA ATGATTTTACAGAGCAGCTGTTGGGGCTGCACGAAGCTGAGATCCTGAGGCTGAAGCAGCACTATGAAGAACACAAGGAGCTGTTTGAGGGGGTTCAACGCTGGGAGGAGAGCTGGAGACTCTTCCTGGAACTAGAG AAAAAAGCCACAGACCCCTCCAGGTTCACCAACAGAGGAGGGAATCTGCTGAAAGAGGAGAAACAGAAAGCTGAGCTCCACAAAAGCCTGCCCAAG CTTGAGAAGAAGCTGAAGGCTCAGATTGATGTGTGGGAGCAGGAGCAGGCCAGGGACTTCCTGGTGAATGGACAGAAGTTCCTGCAGTTTGTAGAGGAGCAGTGGGAGCTGCACCGCAtcgagaaagagaatgagaagcTGGAGAGG CAACTGAAAAAGAGCAAGCAGATTGAGGTGGATATGTTGTATGGGACAGCTGTCCGGACACCTACCAAAAGGAGATTCCTTGGCACAACTACCCCCAGCAAAGCACGAAAG GTCCCATCGGTACGGACCCCGGGTCGCAGTAAGCCCCCTCTTGCGGGACTGCAGGAGCGCAACAAGGAGAACATGGGCCAGGTGACTGGACTTGGAGTCCCTCTTCAGAGCGGTGGGTTTAAAACCCTGGCTAGTCCGCAGCGTAACTTCAGCATTAACTCTGTCGCCAGCACTTATTCCGAGTTTGCG ACAGGCTTAATCAACACCGTAATCGAATCGGTTCAATCAAG CGAGACCTCTCCAAGGCCACTAACACCAAGAGCAAGCCAGACATACTGA
- the prc1b gene encoding protein regulator of cytokinesis 1b isoform X1, whose translation MRKSEVLAAESVACLNKALCHLKDIWEEIGIPEDQRLQRTNVVKNHIKGLLDMMITEEESLRTRLLSSIEACHKQLDTLCLELQLPPFEEERGVTMLQQEKEIRTQVEMLVKERTQRIQQLKALTERDQDLCDTLCSDPYALDPNAVPSLEQLDGFRQHIVSQTTEKERRHAEFVGIKRQILLCMDDLDQLPETSFEKDIICEDQEAFCLSKDNIASLKLLLSQLEERKAENQAVCEAHREKIQELWDRLQVPQEERELFSEHMVASKKKNLDALEAEGRRLMELKRLNMRNVTEAIRSEIAVLWEKCFFSSDQQQAFVPYFSNDFTEQLLGLHEAEILRLKQHYEEHKELFEGVQRWEESWRLFLELEKKATDPSRFTNRGGNLLKEEKQKAELHKSLPKLEKKLKAQIDVWEQEQARDFLVNGQKFLQFVEEQWELHRIEKENEKLERQLKKSKQIEVDMLYGTAVRTPTKRRFLGTTTPSKARKFNGTTSSLSSANSNSTMRSAYGGTVCHSPSRPPLSVNKVPSVRTPGRSKPPLAGLQERNKENMGQVTGLGVPLQSGGFKTLASPQRNFSINSVASTYSEFATGLINTVIESVQSSETSPRPLTPRASQTY comes from the exons ATGAGGAAGAG TGAGGTGCTCGCAGCCGAGTCTGTGGCTTGCCTGAATAAAGCTCTCTGCCACTTGAAGGACATCTGGGAAGAGATAGGAATACCAGAAGACCAAAGACTACAGAGAACCAATGTGGTGAAGAATCACATCAAG GGTTTGTTAGACATGATGATAACAGAGGAGGAGTCTCTTAGGACCAGACTGTTGAGCAGCATCGAAGCCTGTCACAAACAACTGGATACGCTGTGCTTGGAACTGCAGCTACCCCCATTTGAG GAGGAGCGGGGTGTCACCATGCTGCAGCAGGAGAAGGAGATCCGGACCCAGGTGGAGATGTTGGTGAAGGAGCGGACCCAGAGGATACAGCAGCTGAAGGCCTTGACGGAGCGCGACCAGGACCTATGTGACACTCTGTGTTCGGACCCCTACGCCCTCGATCCTAACGCCGTGCCCTCCCTGGAGCAGCTGGACGGCTTCCGCCAGCACATCGTCAGCCAGACCACAGAGAAG GAGCGGCGGCATGCTGAGTTTGTGGGCATCAAGAGGCAGATCCTCCTGTGCATGGATGACCTGGACCAGCTGCCAGAGACCAGCTTCGAGAAGGACATCATCTGCGAGGACCAGGAGGCCTTCTGCCTGTCCAAAGACAACATCGCCTCACTCAAACTCCTCCTCAGCCAA ctagaggagaggaaggcagagaaCCAGGCGGTGTGTGAGGCTCACAGGGAGAAGATCCAGGAGCTGTGGGACAGACTGCAGGTgccccaggaggagagagagctctTCTCAGAGCACATGGTCGCCTCCAAGAAGAAGAACCTGGATGCT TTGGAGGCAGAGGGCAGGCGACTGATGGAGCTCAAACGACTGAACATGCGAAACGTTACTGAAGCCATCCGCTCAGAGATCGCCGTGCTCTGGGAGAAATGCTTCTTCAGCAGTGATCAGCAACAGGCCTTTGTGCCCTACTTTAGCA ATGATTTTACAGAGCAGCTGTTGGGGCTGCACGAAGCTGAGATCCTGAGGCTGAAGCAGCACTATGAAGAACACAAGGAGCTGTTTGAGGGGGTTCAACGCTGGGAGGAGAGCTGGAGACTCTTCCTGGAACTAGAG AAAAAAGCCACAGACCCCTCCAGGTTCACCAACAGAGGAGGGAATCTGCTGAAAGAGGAGAAACAGAAAGCTGAGCTCCACAAAAGCCTGCCCAAG CTTGAGAAGAAGCTGAAGGCTCAGATTGATGTGTGGGAGCAGGAGCAGGCCAGGGACTTCCTGGTGAATGGACAGAAGTTCCTGCAGTTTGTAGAGGAGCAGTGGGAGCTGCACCGCAtcgagaaagagaatgagaagcTGGAGAGG CAACTGAAAAAGAGCAAGCAGATTGAGGTGGATATGTTGTATGGGACAGCTGTCCGGACACCTACCAAAAGGAGATTCCTTGGCACAACTACCCCCAGCAAAGCACGAAAG ttcAATGGCACCACCTCCAGCCTCTCTAGTGCCAACTCTAACAGCACCATGCGCTCAGCCTATGGCGGAACTGTCTGCCACTCTCCCTCCCGCCCCCCTCTGTCAGTCAACAAG GTCCCATCGGTACGGACCCCGGGTCGCAGTAAGCCCCCTCTTGCGGGACTGCAGGAGCGCAACAAGGAGAACATGGGCCAGGTGACTGGACTTGGAGTCCCTCTTCAGAGCGGTGGGTTTAAAACCCTGGCTAGTCCGCAGCGTAACTTCAGCATTAACTCTGTCGCCAGCACTTATTCCGAGTTTGCG ACAGGCTTAATCAACACCGTAATCGAATCGGTTCAATCAAG CGAGACCTCTCCAAGGCCACTAACACCAAGAGCAAGCCAGACATACTGA
- the prc1b gene encoding protein regulator of cytokinesis 1b isoform X4, with translation MRKSEVLAAESVACLNKALCHLKDIWEEIGIPEDQRLQRTNVVKNHIKGLLDMMITEEESLRTRLLSSIEACHKQLDTLCLELQLPPFEEERGVTMLQQEKEIRTQVEMLVKERTQRIQQLKALTERDQDLCDTLCSDPYALDPNAVPSLEQLDGFRQHIVSQTTEKERRHAEFVGIKRQILLCMDDLDQLPETSFEKDIICEDQEAFCLSKDNIASLKLLLSQLEERKAENQAVCEAHREKIQELWDRLQVPQEERELFSEHMVASKKKNLDALEAEGRRLMELKRLNMRNVTEAIRSEIAVLWEKCFFSSDQQQAFVPYFSNDFTEQLLGLHEAEILRLKQHYEEHKELFEGVQRWEESWRLFLELEKKATDPSRFTNRGGNLLKEEKQKAELHKSLPKLEKKLKAQIDVWEQEQARDFLVNGQKFLQFVEEQWELHRIEKENEKLERQLKKSKQIEVDMLYGTAVRTPTKRRFLGTTTPSKARKFNGTTSSLSSANSNSTMRSAYGGTVCHSPSRPPLSVNKVPSVRTPGRSKPPLAGLQERNKENMGQVTGLGVPLQSARPLQGH, from the exons ATGAGGAAGAG TGAGGTGCTCGCAGCCGAGTCTGTGGCTTGCCTGAATAAAGCTCTCTGCCACTTGAAGGACATCTGGGAAGAGATAGGAATACCAGAAGACCAAAGACTACAGAGAACCAATGTGGTGAAGAATCACATCAAG GGTTTGTTAGACATGATGATAACAGAGGAGGAGTCTCTTAGGACCAGACTGTTGAGCAGCATCGAAGCCTGTCACAAACAACTGGATACGCTGTGCTTGGAACTGCAGCTACCCCCATTTGAG GAGGAGCGGGGTGTCACCATGCTGCAGCAGGAGAAGGAGATCCGGACCCAGGTGGAGATGTTGGTGAAGGAGCGGACCCAGAGGATACAGCAGCTGAAGGCCTTGACGGAGCGCGACCAGGACCTATGTGACACTCTGTGTTCGGACCCCTACGCCCTCGATCCTAACGCCGTGCCCTCCCTGGAGCAGCTGGACGGCTTCCGCCAGCACATCGTCAGCCAGACCACAGAGAAG GAGCGGCGGCATGCTGAGTTTGTGGGCATCAAGAGGCAGATCCTCCTGTGCATGGATGACCTGGACCAGCTGCCAGAGACCAGCTTCGAGAAGGACATCATCTGCGAGGACCAGGAGGCCTTCTGCCTGTCCAAAGACAACATCGCCTCACTCAAACTCCTCCTCAGCCAA ctagaggagaggaaggcagagaaCCAGGCGGTGTGTGAGGCTCACAGGGAGAAGATCCAGGAGCTGTGGGACAGACTGCAGGTgccccaggaggagagagagctctTCTCAGAGCACATGGTCGCCTCCAAGAAGAAGAACCTGGATGCT TTGGAGGCAGAGGGCAGGCGACTGATGGAGCTCAAACGACTGAACATGCGAAACGTTACTGAAGCCATCCGCTCAGAGATCGCCGTGCTCTGGGAGAAATGCTTCTTCAGCAGTGATCAGCAACAGGCCTTTGTGCCCTACTTTAGCA ATGATTTTACAGAGCAGCTGTTGGGGCTGCACGAAGCTGAGATCCTGAGGCTGAAGCAGCACTATGAAGAACACAAGGAGCTGTTTGAGGGGGTTCAACGCTGGGAGGAGAGCTGGAGACTCTTCCTGGAACTAGAG AAAAAAGCCACAGACCCCTCCAGGTTCACCAACAGAGGAGGGAATCTGCTGAAAGAGGAGAAACAGAAAGCTGAGCTCCACAAAAGCCTGCCCAAG CTTGAGAAGAAGCTGAAGGCTCAGATTGATGTGTGGGAGCAGGAGCAGGCCAGGGACTTCCTGGTGAATGGACAGAAGTTCCTGCAGTTTGTAGAGGAGCAGTGGGAGCTGCACCGCAtcgagaaagagaatgagaagcTGGAGAGG CAACTGAAAAAGAGCAAGCAGATTGAGGTGGATATGTTGTATGGGACAGCTGTCCGGACACCTACCAAAAGGAGATTCCTTGGCACAACTACCCCCAGCAAAGCACGAAAG ttcAATGGCACCACCTCCAGCCTCTCTAGTGCCAACTCTAACAGCACCATGCGCTCAGCCTATGGCGGAACTGTCTGCCACTCTCCCTCCCGCCCCCCTCTGTCAGTCAACAAG GTCCCATCGGTACGGACCCCGGGTCGCAGTAAGCCCCCTCTTGCGGGACTGCAGGAGCGCAACAAGGAGAACATGGGCCAGGTGACTGGACTTGGAGTCCCTCTTCAGAGCG CGAGACCTCTCCAAGGCCACTAA